A portion of the Aricia agestis chromosome 1, ilAriAges1.1, whole genome shotgun sequence genome contains these proteins:
- the LOC121725626 gene encoding uncharacterized protein LOC121725626, which translates to MMSCSYLNAGGAGGSGAVGGVKPEPCWMPPFTLPDPPRAQFYRPPRPDPTALPVDLAALPANLATTPANLATTSGNLAAGASGNLAASLPASVPALDLSTSLKPPPSSDEESE; encoded by the coding sequence ATGATGTCGTGTTCGTACCTGAACGCCGGGGGGGCCGGGGGGTCCGGAGCGGTCGGGGGGGTGAAACCGGAGCCGTGCTGGATGCCGCCCTTCACGCTGCCCGACCCGCCGCGCGCCCAGTTCTACCGCCCGCCGAGACCGGACCCCACCGCGCTGCCGGTCGACCTGGCGGCCCTGCCTGCTAACCTGGCAACCACGCCAGCCAACCTGGCAACCACGTCGGGGAACCTGGCAGCCGGCGCGTCGGGGAACCTGGCAGCCAGCCTGCCAGCGAGCGTGCCGGCGCTGGACCTGTCCACCTCCCTGAAGCCCCCGCCCTCCAGCGACGAGGAGTCGGAGTGA